In Chaetodon trifascialis isolate fChaTrf1 chromosome 2, fChaTrf1.hap1, whole genome shotgun sequence, one DNA window encodes the following:
- the helt gene encoding hairy and enhancer of split-related protein helt gives MASKMKDRKRTPISHKVIEKRRRDRINRCLNELGKTVPMALAKQNSGKLEKAEILEMTVQYLRALHSADFPRGREKGELLAEFANYFHYGYHECMKNLVHYLTTEDRAETKDIKYARILAFLQSKSRVVTEPVFGSMGSLPEPCDYLSQLHSSPEHQSHSPSDSVYQQSPPGHFSWHSSARSPGLSYPTVPLSAHTQQHGGYLSPVQGLDHHYFNFIGHTHANTFSLHSAQHAM, from the exons ATGGCATCTAAAATGAAGGACAGGAAG AGAACTCCTATCTCACACAAAGTCATCGAGAAACGACGGCGGGACAGAATCAACCGCTGCCTCAATGAATTAGGAAAAACAGTTCCGATGGCTCTGGCAAAACAG AACTCTGGAAAACTGGAAAAGGCTGAAATCTTGGAGATGACGGTTCAGTACCTGCGCGCGCTCCACTCAGCGGACTTCCCCCGCGGGAGAGAAAAGG GTGAACTGCTGGCCGAGTTTGCAAACTACTTCCACTACGGATACCACGAGTGTATGAAGAACCTGGTGCACTACCTGACCACAGAGGACAGGGCCGAGACCAAAGACATCAAGTACGCACGGATCCTCGCCTTCTTACAGTCGAAGTCGCGCGTGGTCACCGAGCCCGTGTTCGGCTCCATGGGCTCGTTGCCTGAACCGTGTGACTACCTGAGCCAGCTGCACTCCTCCCCGGAGCACCAAAGCCACAGCCCGTCCGACTCCGTGTACCAGCAGAGTCCACCGGGACACTTCTCGTGGCACAGCTCGGCCCGCAGCCCGGGCCTCTCGTACCCGACAGTGCCGCTGTCCGCGCACACGCAGCAGCACGGCGGGTACTTGTCACCGGTGCAGGGACTCGACCACCACTACTTCAACTTCATCGGTCACACGCACGCGAACACGTTCAGTCTGCACAGTGCGCAACACGCCATGTAA